The Pseudanabaena yagii GIHE-NHR1 genome segment ATGGTGAAGAGGAGCGTCAAAAGGCGATCGCAAAGGCTCTAACTAAACATACCTGTATTGACACCAGCACCAGAAAGCGGTGCAATCTTTCTGAAGAACTTTTGCAATGGATTAAACTTACGCAATGACGACGATTTTACGTGACTGGAGTTATCGCTATCAATGGTTTTATGACACTGTGTCCGCAATGGCAGCCTTGAGCGTTGGTGGTGAGGCTCGATTTCGGAAGCTATTCCTCAAAGATTTACAGGTTAATCCTGAAGCAAAAGTTCTCGATCTTTGCTGTGGAGCAGGACAGGCAACGCAGGAATTGGTCAAACATTTCAAGGATGTCACTGGTTTAGATGCCTCCCCGATCGCTATTAAACGCGCTAAGCAGAATGTCCCCCAAGCTCAATATGTCGAGGCTTTCGCTGAAAATATGCCCTTTAGCGATCGCAGTTTCGATCTGGTGATTACAAGTACGGCGCTGCATGAAATGGAATCTGAACAGTTACAGGAAATTATCCAAGAAGTGCAGCGAGTTTTAACTCCTGAGGGACAATTCATCATCATTGATTTTCATCGCCCCACTAATCCTTTGTATTGGCTACCGATCGCCACTTTTTTGTGGCTATTTGAAACTGAAACCGCATGGCAATTGCTCAAAACCGATCTGCATCAGATGTTAAATACATCGGGGCTGACAGTCGAGTCCCGCCAACTCTATGCTGGCGGGAGTTTGCAAGTTTTGCGATCGCGCAAAGTGTTTTAAATCAATTGTTAGCACGTTGCGCTAAATAAAAAAGGGCTGAAGCCCTTTTTTATTTAGCAAAAATTAGAGTTATGGTATAAACTATGAAACGATTATGAAAAGCTGCAACATTGCTTAATAAGCAACCAACAAATGATGTCACTAAAATCTGAACCTAGACCTGAGACTCTAGCTGCAAGCCAATTGCCATCTGTATCACAAACCAAAAATCAGATCAAAGCAGAGCATTGGCAAATTGCTATTACTACCTTTATCACAGTTTTTTTAGCAGAAATTGGTGACAAAACGCAGCTAACAACCTTGATGATTGCAGCCCAATCTCATCAACCTTGGATTGTCTTTGCAGGAGCAGCGATCGCTTTAGTCTCAACCAGTTTATTAGGCGTACTTGCTGGCAAATGGCTTGCCAAAACCTTTTCACCAAAATTGTTGAATACCCTAGCAGGATTAAGTTTTCTGATTCTTTCGATTAGTTTATTGTGGGATGCCATCCTCTAGATAGCGCAACCATGTTTCTCCTCAAGCATCAAGATAAATAGGTAAGGATGGGCGGCGCGAAACGCCGCTCATCCTTACCACACACAATAAATCCTTTCCTTTTTAGGACTACCAAAAATTCTCTAGTGATTATTTTAAAGATATGGACTGGCAATTATTATTTCTGAGTTTCGGGACAATTTTTTTATCCGAGCTAGGTGACAAAAGCCAATTAGCAACGATGAGCTTAAGTGGTAGCTCCACAGCCCCCAGATATGTATTTATCGGTTCAGCAGCAGCATTATTACTCGCCAGTGCCGTTGGCGTGTTTCTCGGTGATAGTATCTCTGTATTTTTGCCAACCAAGTTACTTAAGGCGATCGCCGCAGGTTTATTTGCGATTATGGCAATGCGTCTATTTATGAGTGATGGTAGCGAAGAATAGCTGTTTAAAATAGCAAAGCCATTTTGAACAACTAGGGCTGATAGTCTCCTCCAGAACCATATTCCCAAGCTTCGATTTGGCGCTGTAGTTGATATTGCTGTTCGGGTAATAGATTAGCGATCGCTGGCTCAACTTGTTGACTGACCTGATTCAAGAAACTATAGGCTCCCAAACTAAGATAATGTTTCAGCCAGTCTATTAAAGTGACAATACCAACCTGCTGCATAATTTTAAGAACGAGTACTGGGTCAGCAATGGACATGGCAAGCATTGTCTGTGCTAATGGCACAAACTGCACGACATCTTGCAAAAATGGATAGAGCACCCGATCGCCTAATTTCTCCATCGCCATAAATGTGACTCCTAGCAAGTAATTAATGCGATCTCTTTCAATAGATTGATTAACAGCAACACTCATTGATTTTTGGAATAGCCAAGTAACTGAGAGGTTTGGTTGATAGGGTTGCAGTGATCGCAAATCCGATTGTGATAGCCAATCACCATGCAATGCAGCATTAAGCCCATCGGTTAAGCGTGACAAGTGACGCACCATAGAACCAAATCCACCAAAACTAAGTGGTGACTGCATTCCTGAACTATCGCCAACTTGTAAAATCCGATCCCAAGGAGTTTGCAGAGGATTATTTTTATAGGAAGGAAAAAAGCCAAAGAGAACACGCTCAAATTGAAGTTGCTGAAGTTCGATTTCTTGATATTTAGGCAGCCAAAATAGATAGTCTTCCATCAACTGAGTAAAACTAGGACGTTGTGGATCAGCATCAACGTAGGTAAACATATAGGTAGTTCGCCCCTCCCTAGCAGGAAAAGCTTCCCAAAAATACTGGCATTGATTTTGAATGGGAGTAAAGCTATAAATCAAGTCACCATAGGACTTTTCAGGCATTCCTTTAGCACAACTTCCTACCACCATACAGACACCATCAGGTTTGATATTGCCATATAACTGCGATCGCGCTTGCTTCGCAATTGGTGAGAAATGACCCATTACATCTAGCAATAATCGCCCTGTAATCCTTTCTATGATGGCATGATCACGTTTAGGAATGATTTCTACGGATATCCCGTCAGGATGAGTGCTAGCACCTTGAAATGCAGTTTGCTCGAATAATTTACCACCAGCATCGAGAAATTTTTGTTTGAGAACCTCTAACAAATAGACAGGATCAACTCCAATATTGAGGATATCTCGCACCCATAAATCCTTACCACCCTGAAAACCAACTCTAGCAGGGTTATAGATAGTCGAGATCGCTTGTTCTAGTTCTTTTTCCGTCAGCAAATCTAGTTCCAGAAAAGCATTTAGCTCTTTACGAGAAATATTCCATTCCTGTACCCTACCCTGCAATATTCCCTGCTCAATAATTGCCACATTCCATCCCCGTCGCTGTAACGCAGATGCAATAAATATTCCCAATGTCCCCCCGCCAACAATGACATCAAAATCTTTATCTTTAAGTTTCTCTTGGGAAGTATCAACTACTTGGGGAATTGGTTGATTAAACTGTCGATAGTTAAACCAAAAGCTGTCCAT includes the following:
- a CDS encoding class I SAM-dependent methyltransferase, producing the protein MTTILRDWSYRYQWFYDTVSAMAALSVGGEARFRKLFLKDLQVNPEAKVLDLCCGAGQATQELVKHFKDVTGLDASPIAIKRAKQNVPQAQYVEAFAENMPFSDRSFDLVITSTALHEMESEQLQEIIQEVQRVLTPEGQFIIIDFHRPTNPLYWLPIATFLWLFETETAWQLLKTDLHQMLNTSGLTVESRQLYAGGSLQVLRSRKVF
- a CDS encoding TMEM165/GDT1 family protein, whose amino-acid sequence is MMSLKSEPRPETLAASQLPSVSQTKNQIKAEHWQIAITTFITVFLAEIGDKTQLTTLMIAAQSHQPWIVFAGAAIALVSTSLLGVLAGKWLAKTFSPKLLNTLAGLSFLILSISLLWDAIL
- a CDS encoding TMEM165/GDT1 family protein, which gives rise to MDWQLLFLSFGTIFLSELGDKSQLATMSLSGSSTAPRYVFIGSAAALLLASAVGVFLGDSISVFLPTKLLKAIAAGLFAIMAMRLFMSDGSEE
- a CDS encoding FAD-dependent monooxygenase family protein, coding for MSLFETVRSQMPLEIPAQLERMDSFWFNYRQFNQPIPQVVDTSQEKLKDKDFDVIVGGGTLGIFIASALQRRGWNVAIIEQGILQGRVQEWNISRKELNAFLELDLLTEKELEQAISTIYNPARVGFQGGKDLWVRDILNIGVDPVYLLEVLKQKFLDAGGKLFEQTAFQGASTHPDGISVEIIPKRDHAIIERITGRLLLDVMGHFSPIAKQARSQLYGNIKPDGVCMVVGSCAKGMPEKSYGDLIYSFTPIQNQCQYFWEAFPAREGRTTYMFTYVDADPQRPSFTQLMEDYLFWLPKYQEIELQQLQFERVLFGFFPSYKNNPLQTPWDRILQVGDSSGMQSPLSFGGFGSMVRHLSRLTDGLNAALHGDWLSQSDLRSLQPYQPNLSVTWLFQKSMSVAVNQSIERDRINYLLGVTFMAMEKLGDRVLYPFLQDVVQFVPLAQTMLAMSIADPVLVLKIMQQVGIVTLIDWLKHYLSLGAYSFLNQVSQQVEPAIANLLPEQQYQLQRQIEAWEYGSGGDYQP